The following proteins come from a genomic window of Malus sylvestris chromosome 4, drMalSylv7.2, whole genome shotgun sequence:
- the LOC126619339 gene encoding metalloendoproteinase 2-MMP-like, which yields MALKALSLILFSLLSSATSSSSPFEFLDHLRGGHKGDHIEGIHDLKLYLEKFGYLSYAHAKNNPHANDDDFDNLLELAVKTYQLNYHLNTTGTLDGETVSKMMMPRCGVADIINGTSSMRSGKKKHHHHDPDHDHHNHGSSVHAVSHYSFFKGRLRWPTSKHHLTYGFLPNTPTEAMGPVSYAFRTWASNTHFRFSRSRNYRRADIKISFEYGDHGDGSPFDGEGGVLAHAYAPTNGRFHYDADEPWSVGALEGYYDLETVALHEIGHLLGLGHSSVEGAIMYPYISSGATKLTLHDDDIQGIKVLYKS from the coding sequence ATGGCCTTAAAAGCCCTCTCTCTCatccttttctctcttctctcttctgcaaCTTCATCATCTTCTCCGTTTGAGTTCTTAGACCATCTGAGGGGGGGTCACAAGGGTGACCACATCGAAGGCATCCATGACCTCAAGCTATACCTCGAAAAATTCGGCTACTTAAGCTATGCCCATGCCAAGAACAACCCTCATGCTAATGACGATGATTTTGACAACCTACTCGAGTTAGCCGTCAAGACATACCAGCTCAATTACCACCTCAACACCACCGGAACATTGGATGGCGAAACGGTGTCAAAGATGATGATGCCTCGTTGTGGTGTGGCGGATATCATCAATGGCACCAGCTCAATGAGATCAGGGAAGAAAAAGCACCATCACCATGACCCTGACCACGACCACCACAACCACGGTTCCAGTGTGCATGCAGTCTCTCACTATTCTTTCTTCAAGGGAAGGCTAAGATGGCCAACTTCTAAGCATCATCTCACATATGGATTTCTTCCAAACACCCCGACAGAAGCCATGGGACCGGTTTCATATGCGTTTCGAACATGGGCGTCAAACACGCACTTCAGATTTAGTCGTTCCAGGAACTACAGAAGGGCGGACATCAAGATTAGTTTCGAATACGGCGATCATGGAGATGGGAGCCCATTTGATGGGGAAGGTGGGGTTTTGGCCCATGCTTATGCTCCAACAAATGGAAGATTCCACTACGACGCCGACGAGCCATGGTCTGTGGGTGCTTTGGAAGGTTATTACGACTTGGAGACGGTGGCTTTGCATGAGATCGGACACCTTCTTGGACTAGGGCATAGCTCAGTTGAGGGAGCCATCATGTACCCTTACATATCTTCTGGAGCCACCAAGCTGACTTTGCATGACGACGACATTCAAGGGATTAAAGTTCTATACAAGTCTTGA